A single window of Girardinichthys multiradiatus isolate DD_20200921_A chromosome 15, DD_fGirMul_XY1, whole genome shotgun sequence DNA harbors:
- the gpr63 gene encoding probable G-protein coupled receptor 63 — protein MEDVLVANVSLGSRPPPELVTPTAKSLEIAPGVSLPLQVFFSLVMVTILLVALAGNVVVCLMVYQRSAMRSAINILLANLAFADMMLAILNMPFALVTVMTTTWIFGDTFCRVSAMLFWLFVIEGGAILLIISIDRFLIIVQKQDKLSPQRAKLLIMVTWVLSLIFSFPLAVGSPPLQTPPRAPQCVFGHTTDPGYHAYVLILMLVFFFIPFMVMLYTFMGILNTIRHNAIRIHSHPDSMCLSQASKLGLLSLQKPFQMNIDMSFKTRAFTTILILFSVFTVCWAPFTAYSLVTTFSFDFYHKDSFFQISTWLLWLCYLKSALNPLIYYWRIKKFRDACLDLMPKYFKFLPQLPGNTKRRIQPSAVYVCGEHRSVV, from the coding sequence ATGGAGGACGTCTTAGTGGCGAACGTTTCCCTGGGCTCCAGGCCCCCACCAGAGCTGGTCACCCCGACGGCGAAGTCCTTAGAAATCGCTCCAGGTGTCAGCCTTCCTCTACAGGTCTTCTTCAGCCTTGTCATGGTGACGATCTTATTGGTGGCCCTTGCAGGAAATGTGGTGGTGTGCCTCATGGTGTACCAGAGATCTGCCATGCGCTCTGCCATCAACATCCTGCTGGCTAACCTGGCGTTTGCAGACATGATGCTGGCAATCCTGAACATGCCGTTCGCTTTAGTTACCGTCATGACCACCACCTGGATCTTTGGAGACACTTTCTGTCGGGTTTCAGCCATGCTCTTCTGGTTGTTTGTGATTGAAGGAGGAGCTATATTGCTTATAATAAGCATAGATAGatttctgattattgtccagAAACAAGACAAGCTCAGCCCACAAAGAGCCAAGCTGCTCATCATGGTCACATGGGTCCTCTCTTTGATTTTCTCCTTCCCTCTGGCTGTAGGCTCCCCTCCCCTGCAGACCCCCCCCAGGGCCCCTCAGTGTGTATTTGGTCACACCACTGACCCTGGATACCACGCCTATGTGTTAATCCTCATGCTAGTTTTCTTCTTCATACCTTTCATGGTAATGCTGTACACATTCATGGGGATCCTCAACACCATTCGCCATAACGCCATCCGCATCCACAGCCACCCAGACAGCATGTGTCTGAGCCAGGCCAGCAAACTAGGCCTGCTGAGCCTGCAGAAGCCTTTCCAAATGAACATAGACATGAGCTTCAAGACCCGTGCCTTCACCACCATCCTCATCCTCTTCTCTGTGTTTACAGTATGTTGGGCACCCTTTACTGCCTACAGCCTGGTGACTACCTTCAGCTTCGACTTTTACCACAAAGACAGCTTTTTCCAAATCAGCACGTGGCTCCTGTGGTTGTGCTACCTCAAGTCTGCCCTGAACCCTCTCATTTACTACTGGAGGATCAAAAAGTTCCGAGATGCCTGCCTCGATCTGATGCCCAAATACTTCAAGTTTCTTCCTCAGCTGCCGGGCAACACGAAGAGACGCATACAGCCCAGTGCTGTGTATGTATGTGGAGAGCATCGCTCTGTGGTTTAA